The following proteins are encoded in a genomic region of Actinomadura sp. NAK00032:
- a CDS encoding amidohydrolase family protein, whose protein sequence is MTVIDVHAHVFPELTRDEGRVLADEGQPWLRLDGGGTGMMMSGDEEYRPVGAALWDPARRVADMDAAGVDVQAVSSTPLMFGYAAEPSRAADWCELVNERILAFCAQAPDRLLPLCQVPLQDPELACRVATRAKAAGHRGVHIGNHVGDRNLDDEGITAFLAHCAELGLPVLAHPWDMLGADRMRGHMLPWLSGMPAETQLSILGLMLSGAFERIPASLRLCFCHGGGSFAFLLGRADNAWHRRDIVRADSPRPPSEYLDRFHVDSAVFDPRALRLLVDVMGPGHVMLGTDYPFPLGEQEPGSTIRACPGLDDADRARLLGGNAAEFFAVAGEPGPAPAPAHELVTTEGMTQ, encoded by the coding sequence GTGACGGTCATCGACGTCCACGCCCACGTCTTCCCCGAACTCACCCGCGACGAGGGCCGCGTGCTCGCCGACGAGGGGCAGCCGTGGCTGCGCCTCGACGGCGGCGGCACCGGCATGATGATGTCCGGGGACGAGGAGTACCGGCCGGTCGGCGCGGCCCTGTGGGACCCCGCGCGCCGCGTCGCCGACATGGACGCCGCGGGCGTGGACGTCCAGGCCGTGTCGTCCACCCCGCTGATGTTCGGGTACGCGGCGGAGCCGTCCCGCGCCGCCGACTGGTGCGAGCTGGTCAACGAGCGCATCCTCGCGTTCTGCGCGCAGGCCCCGGACCGGCTGCTCCCGCTGTGCCAGGTCCCCCTCCAGGACCCGGAGCTCGCGTGCCGGGTCGCGACCCGCGCGAAGGCGGCCGGGCACCGCGGCGTCCACATCGGCAACCATGTCGGCGACCGCAACCTCGACGACGAGGGCATCACCGCGTTCCTCGCGCACTGCGCGGAACTCGGCCTGCCCGTGCTGGCGCACCCCTGGGACATGCTCGGCGCCGACCGGATGCGCGGCCACATGCTGCCGTGGCTGTCCGGGATGCCCGCCGAGACGCAGCTGAGCATCCTCGGGCTGATGCTGTCCGGCGCGTTCGAGCGGATCCCCGCGTCGCTGCGGCTGTGCTTCTGCCACGGCGGCGGCAGCTTCGCGTTCCTGCTCGGCCGCGCCGACAACGCCTGGCACCGCCGCGACATCGTCCGCGCCGACTCGCCGCGCCCGCCGTCGGAGTACCTCGACCGGTTCCACGTCGACTCCGCCGTGTTCGACCCGCGCGCGCTCCGGCTGCTCGTGGACGTGATGGGCCCCGGCCACGTCATGCTCGGCACCGACTACCCGTTCCCGCTCGGCGAGCAGGAGCCGGGCTCGACGATCCGCGCCTGCCCCGGGCTGGACGACGCCGACCGCGCCCGGCTCCTCGGCGGCAACGCGGCGGAGTTCTTCGCCGTCGCCGGGGAACCGGGGCCCGCGCCCGCGCCCGCGCACGAACTCGTGACCACCGAAGGAATGACGCAGTGA
- the kynU gene encoding kynureninase, with protein MTLEDEARRLDDTDPLPTLRGEFLVPPAPGGPYEEAAYFAGNSLGLQPRSVAGRLREELDDWARLAVEAHTQGRRPWVDYHELLREPAARLVGALPHEVVAMNSLTVNLHLLMASFYRPAGTRTRILIEDSAFPSDSYAVAGQAVHHGLDPAAAVVRLKPRPGEDNLRTEDVLAFLEREGGTVALVLLGGVNYLTGQLMDIPAITKAGRAAGAVVGWDLAHAAGNVPLRLHDWDADFAAWCTYKYLNSGPGAVAGCFVHERHVRDASVPKLSGWWGTDPAVRFRMDPEIAPPASADAWQVSNPPILALAPVLASLEIFDRTGMAALRAKSERLTGYLAGRLAAIGGVEVITPADPAARGAQLSLRVPDAGGLVRRLAEAHGVVADAREPDVVRLAPVPLYCTFHDCHRAAEALSDLV; from the coding sequence GTGACCCTGGAAGACGAGGCGCGGCGGCTCGACGACACCGACCCGCTGCCCACCCTGCGCGGCGAGTTCCTCGTCCCGCCCGCGCCCGGCGGCCCGTACGAGGAGGCCGCCTACTTCGCCGGCAACTCCCTCGGCCTGCAGCCGCGCAGCGTCGCGGGACGGCTCCGCGAGGAGCTGGACGACTGGGCGCGCCTCGCCGTCGAGGCCCACACGCAGGGGCGCCGCCCCTGGGTGGACTACCACGAGCTGCTGCGCGAACCCGCCGCCCGGCTCGTCGGCGCGCTGCCGCACGAGGTCGTCGCGATGAACTCGCTCACCGTCAACCTGCACCTGCTGATGGCGAGCTTCTACCGGCCCGCCGGGACGCGCACCCGCATCCTCATCGAGGACTCGGCGTTCCCGTCCGACTCCTACGCGGTCGCGGGGCAGGCCGTCCACCACGGGCTCGACCCGGCCGCGGCGGTCGTGCGGCTCAAGCCGCGCCCCGGCGAGGACAACCTGCGCACCGAGGACGTCCTGGCCTTCCTCGAACGCGAGGGCGGCACGGTCGCGCTCGTCCTGCTCGGCGGCGTCAACTACCTCACCGGCCAGCTCATGGACATCCCCGCGATCACCAAGGCGGGCCGCGCCGCCGGCGCCGTGGTCGGCTGGGACCTCGCGCACGCCGCCGGGAACGTCCCGCTGCGGCTGCACGACTGGGACGCCGACTTCGCCGCCTGGTGCACCTACAAGTACCTGAACTCCGGTCCGGGCGCGGTCGCGGGCTGCTTCGTGCACGAGCGCCACGTCCGGGACGCCTCCGTGCCGAAGCTGTCCGGCTGGTGGGGCACCGACCCGGCCGTCCGGTTCCGGATGGACCCCGAGATCGCGCCGCCCGCGTCCGCCGACGCCTGGCAGGTCTCCAACCCGCCGATCCTCGCGCTCGCGCCCGTCCTGGCCTCCCTGGAGATCTTCGACCGGACGGGGATGGCCGCGCTGCGCGCCAAGAGCGAGCGCCTCACCGGGTACCTGGCGGGCCGGCTCGCCGCGATCGGCGGCGTGGAGGTGATCACCCCCGCCGACCCGGCGGCGCGGGGCGCCCAGCTGTCGCTGCGCGTCCCGGACGCCGGCGGGCTCGTCCGGCGGCTCGCCGAGGCGCACGGCGTGGTCGCCGACGCCCGCGAACCCGATGTCGTCCGGCTCGCGCCCGTGCCCCTGTACTGCACGTTCCACGACTGCCACCGCGCCGCCGAGGCGTTGTCGGATCTTGTTTAG
- a CDS encoding cold-shock protein, translating into MAEGTVKWFNAEKGFGFIAPDGGGPDVFVHYSAITTSGYRSLDENQRVGFEITQGQKGPQAEGVYPL; encoded by the coding sequence ATGGCCGAAGGCACCGTGAAGTGGTTCAACGCCGAAAAGGGCTTCGGGTTCATCGCGCCTGACGGCGGCGGCCCCGACGTGTTCGTCCACTACTCGGCGATCACCACCAGCGGGTACCGCAGCCTGGACGAGAACCAGCGCGTCGGTTTCGAGATCACCCAGGGCCAGAAGGGCCCGCAGGCCGAGGGCGTCTACCCGCTCTGA
- a CDS encoding MFS transporter, with protein sequence MTSPHRAIGVVFAVHGAVAGTLATRLPWIQDRLDLSPTVLGLALLCPSIGAFAAMPTASRTAHRIGERRTVRLLIAAWCAALVLPALAPAPAWLFAAMLLYGATAGMSDVVMNSHGVAVERAVRRPIMSGLHGLWCVGSLAAGGAGIAAAHARIDARLHLGAVALVLVAAGLLAGRGLLADRPMEGVPAPRRFALPTRAVAAIGAVGFCGTFAEGASADWSAVYLTEVTHAGPGLAAAAFTIFMSCMAATRLAGDRIVRRFGAPAVIRCGGSVAVAGGLLVVAARAPWAAIAGFALVGIGIATVVPLVFAAAAGIGATPGEGVAGVATITYLSGLTAPAVTGWTAGALSYRAAFAMITCVVAVMTLSAGALRPRAAGVQGASAAEPSAEALR encoded by the coding sequence ATGACCTCTCCCCACCGGGCCATCGGCGTGGTCTTCGCCGTGCACGGGGCCGTGGCGGGCACCCTCGCCACCCGCCTCCCCTGGATCCAGGACCGCCTCGACCTCTCCCCCACCGTGCTCGGGCTGGCCCTGCTGTGCCCGTCCATCGGCGCGTTCGCCGCCATGCCGACCGCGAGCCGCACGGCGCACCGGATCGGCGAGCGCCGCACCGTCCGGCTGCTGATCGCGGCCTGGTGCGCGGCGCTCGTCCTGCCCGCGCTCGCGCCCGCGCCCGCCTGGCTGTTCGCGGCGATGCTGCTGTACGGCGCGACCGCCGGGATGTCGGACGTCGTGATGAACTCGCACGGCGTCGCGGTGGAGCGGGCCGTGCGCCGCCCGATCATGTCGGGGCTGCACGGCCTGTGGTGCGTCGGCAGCCTCGCCGCGGGCGGCGCCGGAATCGCCGCCGCGCACGCCCGGATCGACGCCCGGCTGCACCTCGGGGCGGTGGCGCTCGTCCTGGTGGCGGCGGGCCTGCTGGCGGGGCGGGGGCTGCTCGCGGACCGGCCGATGGAGGGCGTCCCGGCGCCGCGCCGGTTCGCGCTGCCGACCCGGGCCGTCGCCGCGATCGGCGCGGTCGGGTTCTGCGGGACGTTCGCCGAGGGCGCGAGCGCCGACTGGTCCGCCGTCTACCTCACCGAGGTGACGCACGCGGGCCCCGGCCTCGCCGCCGCCGCGTTCACGATCTTCATGTCCTGCATGGCCGCCACCCGGCTGGCCGGCGACCGGATCGTGCGGCGGTTCGGCGCGCCGGCGGTCATCCGGTGCGGCGGCTCGGTCGCCGTGGCCGGCGGGCTCTTGGTGGTGGCGGCCCGCGCGCCGTGGGCCGCGATCGCCGGGTTCGCGCTGGTCGGCATCGGGATCGCCACCGTCGTCCCGCTGGTGTTCGCGGCGGCGGCCGGCATCGGCGCGACGCCCGGCGAGGGCGTGGCGGGCGTCGCCACGATCACCTACCTGTCCGGGCTGACCGCGCCGGCGGTGACCGGCTGGACGGCGGGCGCGCTGTCCTACCGGGCGGCGTTCGCGATGATCACGTGCGTGGTCGCGGTGATGACGCTGTCGGCCGGCGCGCTGCGCCCGCGCGCGGCGGGCGTCCAGGGCGCGTCCGCAGCCGAGCCGTCGGCGGAGGCGCTGCGCTAG
- a CDS encoding ROK family transcriptional regulator, with protein MKTADPTMARAINDRLALDLLLERGPLTAPQLRTLTGLSRPTVSDLIERLRAAGLVEVAGETGADRRGPNARLYGLVAGRAHIAGVDLRRDAVHVAVADIAGNETGAATRPLPPAPDLAALVAGAVAEAADGRALHTVVLGTPGPVDPGTGLVTDSGVPGGRPDLGAALRDRLGAPVRLENEVNLGAIAEHREGAAAGRADFALLWLDDGIGGAVVLDGRLRRGASGGAGEVGLLKFGGTDFCHLLDRAAVAGLADEQVAGWIAEAAFALVAVLDPGLVVLGGELGRSGGDRLAGLVADRLGALGPAPTDVRASRVEGDAVLRGAVLTALDLARDAVFG; from the coding sequence GTGAAGACCGCCGACCCCACCATGGCCCGCGCGATCAACGACCGGCTGGCCCTGGACCTGCTGCTCGAACGCGGCCCGCTCACCGCCCCGCAGCTGCGGACGCTGACCGGGCTGTCCCGGCCGACCGTGTCCGACCTGATCGAGCGGCTCCGGGCGGCCGGGCTGGTCGAGGTCGCGGGGGAGACCGGCGCGGACCGGCGGGGCCCGAACGCCCGCCTCTACGGCCTCGTCGCCGGCCGCGCCCACATCGCGGGGGTGGACCTGCGCCGCGACGCCGTCCACGTCGCCGTCGCCGACATCGCCGGGAACGAGACCGGAGCCGCGACCCGCCCCCTGCCGCCCGCCCCCGACCTGGCCGCGCTCGTCGCCGGGGCGGTCGCGGAGGCGGCGGACGGCCGCGCCCTGCACACCGTCGTGCTCGGCACCCCCGGCCCCGTCGACCCGGGCACCGGCCTGGTGACCGACAGCGGCGTCCCCGGCGGGCGTCCCGACCTCGGCGCGGCGCTCCGGGACCGGCTCGGCGCTCCGGTGCGGCTGGAGAACGAGGTCAACCTCGGCGCGATCGCCGAGCACCGGGAGGGCGCCGCCGCGGGCCGCGCCGACTTCGCCCTGCTGTGGCTGGACGACGGCATCGGCGGCGCGGTCGTGCTGGACGGCCGGCTGCGGCGCGGCGCCTCCGGCGGCGCCGGCGAGGTCGGGCTGCTGAAGTTCGGCGGCACCGACTTCTGCCACCTGCTGGACCGGGCCGCCGTGGCCGGCCTCGCCGACGAGCAGGTGGCCGGCTGGATCGCCGAGGCCGCGTTCGCGCTCGTCGCCGTCCTCGACCCCGGGCTCGTCGTGCTCGGCGGCGAACTCGGCCGGTCGGGCGGCGACCGGCTCGCCGGGCTGGTCGCCGACCGGCTCGGCGCCCTCGGCCCGGCCCCCACCGATGTGCGGGCGAGCCGCGTCGAGGGCGACGCCGTGCTGCGCGGCGCGGTGCTGACCGCCCTCGACCTCGCCCGCGACGCCGTGTTCGGCTAG
- a CDS encoding TetR/AcrR family transcriptional regulator → MTSGTGETAGVRRRMPYARRREQLLQVALAEFGRRGYHLTQMEHVAGAAQVSKALLYQHFTSKEELFAEVTEAIVGELTGRLNEAVLAAHGSADGIRAMIRVLFDYATAEPDAWALVVRHLDKPEVGLELRELRDRLGTAFADLLLRRRRADPALSPAALEVNERRARLLVPLMYGSMLSIVSWWLEHPDTPRERAEQMAVEFIWLGLDRLRTGERLPRE, encoded by the coding sequence ATGACCAGTGGCACGGGGGAGACGGCGGGCGTGCGGCGGCGGATGCCGTACGCCCGCAGACGCGAGCAGCTGCTCCAGGTGGCGCTCGCCGAGTTCGGCCGGCGCGGCTACCACCTGACCCAGATGGAGCACGTGGCCGGGGCGGCGCAGGTGTCCAAGGCGCTGCTGTACCAGCACTTCACGTCCAAGGAGGAGCTGTTCGCCGAGGTGACGGAGGCGATCGTCGGCGAGCTCACCGGGCGGCTGAACGAGGCCGTGCTCGCCGCGCACGGCTCCGCCGACGGCATCCGGGCGATGATCCGGGTGCTGTTCGACTACGCCACCGCCGAGCCGGACGCGTGGGCGCTGGTCGTCCGGCACCTCGACAAGCCCGAGGTGGGGCTGGAGCTGCGGGAGCTGCGCGACCGGCTCGGCACCGCGTTCGCCGACCTGCTGCTGCGCCGCCGCCGCGCCGACCCGGCGCTGTCCCCGGCCGCGCTGGAGGTCAACGAGCGGCGCGCGCGGCTGCTCGTCCCGCTGATGTACGGGTCGATGCTGTCGATCGTGTCGTGGTGGCTGGAGCATCCCGACACGCCGCGCGAGCGCGCCGAGCAGATGGCGGTGGAGTTCATCTGGCTCGGCCTCGACCGGCTCCGCACCGGCGAGCGCCTGCCCAGGGAGTAG
- a CDS encoding acyl-CoA dehydrogenase family protein, producing the protein MDFGLSERAQEYLGRLQDFMDSHVYPAEPVYAAQRAELRAAGQEHTVPPVVEDLKVEARERGLWNLFLPGSEDPAHGLSVTDYASLAEVTGRSPSLAPEATNCAAPDTGNMEVLHLFGTPEQKQTWLRPLLDGEIRSAFAMTEPDVASSDATNISTRIERDGDHYVINGRKWWISGSADPRCKIMIVMGKTDPDGHPYRQQSMVLVPLDAPGVEVVRPLPVFGYSDQHGHCEITFTDVRVPVENLVGEEGGGFAIAQARLGPGRIHHCMRAIGMAERALELMCERAVARVAFGGPLAKQGVVRQQIAESRMAIEQARLLTLKTAWLIDRHGVQAARSEVASIKVIAPRVALDVVDKAIQVHGGAGVSDDTPLAAMWAGLRTLRLADGPDEVHVRSVARAELGRYLGK; encoded by the coding sequence ATGGACTTCGGTTTGAGCGAGCGGGCCCAGGAGTATCTCGGCCGCCTCCAGGACTTCATGGACTCCCACGTCTACCCGGCCGAGCCGGTGTACGCCGCGCAGCGGGCGGAGCTGCGCGCGGCCGGGCAGGAGCACACCGTCCCACCGGTCGTCGAGGACCTCAAGGTCGAGGCGCGCGAGCGCGGCCTGTGGAACCTGTTCCTGCCCGGCAGCGAGGACCCGGCGCACGGGCTGAGCGTCACCGACTACGCGTCCCTCGCCGAGGTGACGGGCCGCTCCCCCAGCCTCGCGCCCGAGGCGACCAACTGCGCGGCGCCCGACACCGGCAACATGGAGGTCCTGCACCTGTTCGGCACGCCCGAGCAGAAGCAGACCTGGCTGCGCCCGCTGCTGGACGGCGAGATCCGCAGCGCGTTCGCGATGACCGAGCCGGACGTCGCGAGCTCCGACGCCACCAACATCTCCACCCGCATCGAGCGCGACGGCGACCACTACGTCATCAACGGCCGCAAGTGGTGGATCAGCGGCTCCGCCGACCCGCGCTGCAAGATCATGATCGTGATGGGCAAGACCGACCCGGACGGGCACCCCTACCGGCAGCAGTCGATGGTGCTGGTGCCGCTGGACGCGCCCGGGGTGGAGGTCGTCCGGCCGCTGCCCGTGTTCGGCTACTCCGACCAGCACGGCCACTGCGAGATCACCTTCACCGACGTCCGGGTGCCGGTGGAGAACCTCGTCGGCGAGGAGGGCGGCGGCTTCGCGATCGCGCAGGCGCGGCTCGGCCCCGGCCGCATCCACCACTGCATGCGCGCGATCGGGATGGCCGAGCGGGCGCTGGAGCTGATGTGCGAGCGCGCGGTGGCGCGGGTGGCGTTCGGCGGCCCGCTGGCCAAGCAGGGCGTCGTCCGCCAGCAGATCGCCGAGTCGCGGATGGCGATCGAGCAGGCCCGGCTGCTCACCCTGAAGACCGCCTGGCTGATCGACAGGCACGGCGTGCAGGCGGCCCGGTCGGAGGTCGCGTCCATCAAGGTGATCGCGCCGCGGGTCGCGCTGGACGTCGTGGACAAGGCGATCCAGGTGCACGGCGGCGCCGGGGTCAGCGACGACACCCCGCTCGCCGCGATGTGGGCGGGCCTGCGCACGCTGCGCCTCGCCGACGGCCCGGACGAGGTGCACGTGCGCTCGGTGGCCCGCGCGGAGCTGGGCAGGTACCTCGGTAAATGA
- a CDS encoding SDR family oxidoreductase: MAAFDGTGKVALITGGSNGIGAAVARRLAGAGARVVVADVDTAAGTELAKELDGAFVRCDVREPADSEAAVATAVDRFGGLDVAFLNAGVAGGGGVGDDFDLAAYRRAMGINLDGVVFGAHAALPALRARGGGDIIATASMAALTATPFDPVYGANKAAVVGLVRALGPTFAAEGIRVNALCPSFADTDILVPLKGHLQETGFPILDVADVVEAFMRILEAGGAGEAWYVVPGRPSEPFAFRGVPGPR; this comes from the coding sequence ATGGCAGCCTTCGACGGCACCGGCAAGGTCGCGCTGATCACGGGCGGATCCAACGGCATCGGGGCCGCGGTGGCGCGCCGGCTCGCCGGCGCGGGCGCCCGCGTCGTCGTCGCCGACGTCGACACCGCGGCCGGGACCGAACTCGCGAAGGAACTGGACGGCGCGTTCGTCCGCTGCGACGTCCGCGAGCCCGCCGACAGCGAGGCCGCCGTCGCGACCGCCGTCGATCGGTTCGGGGGCCTCGACGTGGCGTTCCTCAACGCCGGCGTCGCCGGCGGCGGAGGCGTGGGCGACGACTTCGACCTCGCCGCCTACCGGCGCGCCATGGGCATCAACCTCGACGGCGTCGTGTTCGGCGCGCACGCCGCGCTGCCCGCGCTGCGCGCCCGCGGCGGCGGCGACATCATCGCCACCGCCAGCATGGCGGCGCTCACCGCGACCCCGTTCGACCCCGTCTACGGCGCCAACAAGGCCGCCGTCGTCGGGCTCGTCCGCGCCCTCGGCCCCACCTTCGCCGCGGAGGGCATCCGGGTGAACGCCCTGTGCCCCTCGTTCGCCGACACCGACATCCTCGTGCCGCTGAAGGGGCATCTCCAGGAGACCGGGTTCCCGATCCTGGACGTCGCCGACGTCGTCGAGGCGTTCATGCGGATCCTGGAGGCCGGCGGCGCGGGCGAGGCCTGGTACGTGGTGCCGGGCCGCCCGTCCGAGCCGTTCGCGTTCCGCGGCGTCCCAGGCCCCCGCTGA
- a CDS encoding NADPH:quinone oxidoreductase family protein: protein MRAIQITEFGGPEVLTVTELPEPVAGPGHLLVDVSRAGVNYADTHQAENSYLSASTLPMVPGGEVVGTTPDGRRVVALVGTGGYAEKAVAPEALAWEVPDGIDDVTALGMIVQGASAWVLLRRSVHLAPGESVVVHAAAGGVGTLAVQLAKAWGAGRVIATASSQEKRALALDLGADVAIDANEPDLKAALIDANGGRRVDTVLEMTGGEVTDQSLRALAPFGRLAFYGMASRKEPSPVRPATLMSHSTTISGMWLAHVFQLPGDVMRAALEELFGLVADGRLRVVGGGEYGLSEARRAHEDLRARRTTGKLVLDPSR, encoded by the coding sequence ATGCGCGCGATCCAGATCACCGAGTTCGGCGGGCCCGAGGTCCTCACCGTCACCGAGCTGCCCGAGCCGGTGGCCGGCCCCGGGCACCTGCTCGTCGACGTCTCCCGGGCCGGCGTCAACTACGCCGACACCCACCAGGCCGAGAACAGCTACCTGTCGGCGTCCACGCTGCCGATGGTGCCCGGCGGCGAGGTCGTCGGCACCACCCCGGACGGCCGCCGCGTCGTCGCGCTCGTCGGCACCGGCGGCTACGCCGAGAAGGCCGTCGCGCCCGAGGCGCTGGCCTGGGAGGTCCCGGACGGCATCGACGACGTCACCGCCCTCGGCATGATCGTCCAGGGCGCCTCCGCGTGGGTGCTGCTGCGCCGCAGCGTCCACCTCGCGCCGGGCGAGTCCGTCGTCGTGCACGCCGCCGCCGGCGGCGTCGGCACGCTCGCCGTCCAGCTCGCCAAGGCCTGGGGCGCCGGCCGGGTCATCGCCACCGCCTCCTCGCAGGAGAAGCGGGCCCTCGCCCTCGACCTCGGCGCCGACGTCGCCATCGACGCGAACGAGCCCGACCTCAAGGCCGCGCTCATCGACGCCAACGGCGGCCGGCGCGTCGACACCGTCCTGGAGATGACGGGCGGCGAGGTCACCGACCAGAGCCTGCGCGCCCTCGCCCCGTTCGGCCGCCTCGCCTTCTACGGCATGGCCTCGCGCAAGGAGCCCTCGCCCGTCCGCCCGGCCACGCTGATGTCGCACTCCACCACGATCTCCGGCATGTGGCTCGCGCACGTCTTCCAGCTGCCCGGCGACGTGATGCGCGCCGCGCTGGAGGAACTGTTCGGCCTCGTCGCCGACGGCCGGCTCCGCGTGGTCGGCGGCGGCGAGTACGGCCTCTCCGAGGCCAGGCGCGCGCACGAGGACCTGCGGGCCCGCCGCACCACCGGCAAGCTCGTCCTGGACCCCTCCCGCTGA
- a CDS encoding response regulator transcription factor yields MTIRVLIADDQVMIRDGLAALLSSDPGIEVVGQAGNGREAVELGRALDPDVIVMDIRMPEMDGLAATAELVGAQDPATDPADARPKVLVLTTFDLDEYVYEALGAGASGFLLKDASAADLVNGVRVVAAGDALLAPSITRRLIGDFARRRRHQRPSPQATAGLTPRELDVLRLMARGLSNAEIAAELVLAEQTIKTHVGHVLTKLALRDRTQAVVYAYENGLVG; encoded by the coding sequence GTGACGATTCGGGTGCTGATCGCCGACGACCAGGTGATGATCCGCGACGGGCTCGCGGCGCTGCTGTCCTCCGATCCGGGGATCGAGGTGGTCGGGCAGGCGGGCAACGGCCGGGAGGCGGTGGAGCTCGGCCGCGCGCTCGACCCGGACGTCATCGTGATGGACATCCGGATGCCGGAGATGGACGGCCTCGCCGCCACCGCCGAGCTGGTCGGCGCGCAGGATCCGGCGACCGACCCGGCGGACGCGCGGCCGAAGGTGCTCGTGCTCACCACGTTCGACCTGGACGAGTACGTCTACGAGGCGCTCGGCGCGGGCGCCAGCGGGTTCCTGCTGAAGGACGCCTCGGCCGCCGACCTGGTGAACGGGGTGCGGGTGGTGGCGGCGGGCGACGCGCTGCTCGCCCCGTCCATCACCCGGCGGCTGATCGGCGACTTCGCGCGGCGGCGCCGGCACCAGCGGCCGAGCCCGCAGGCGACGGCGGGGCTGACGCCGCGCGAGCTGGACGTGCTGCGGCTCATGGCGCGCGGGCTGTCCAACGCCGAGATCGCGGCCGAGCTGGTGCTGGCCGAGCAGACGATCAAGACGCATGTCGGGCACGTGCTGACGAAGCTGGCGCTGCGCGACCGCACCCAGGCCGTCGTGTACGCCTACGAGAACGGCCTGGTGGGGTAG
- a CDS encoding sensor histidine kinase: MNDPDRAAHAGRTRLAAGVRAALLPGGDGPPVTLLPAPLSLRVPILVLLAALTIGFTAGSIAISITADHVDPGLAWPLGVLQAAPLFFAVRWPLAAWRVAAGGMLLTVFVRHGTGFMPWPVTAILALVVILFFTGVGSDRQTTVGVGAVTVAGVLVPAVLFGMPGWFGMILAGIAVLALTFGDAVGGRHSAVEELRRREEQHRQDLARQAVLEERARIARELHDVVAHHMSVIAMQAEAAPYKIPDLPDAARQTFGVVRDAAREALTETRRVVGLLRADDEGAERAPQPGLERLDDLVAAARRSGLSVATVVVGMPRPLNAGVDLSAYRIVQESLSNASRYAPGSQVHVEVKYGTEALSVTVTDDGPRSAPEESQGGGHGLVGMRERVTMLGGRLDAGPRTDGWSVAAELPYGDAD, from the coding sequence ATGAACGATCCAGACCGCGCCGCCCACGCCGGCCGCACCCGGCTGGCCGCCGGGGTCCGCGCCGCCCTGCTGCCCGGCGGGGACGGCCCGCCCGTCACCCTGCTGCCCGCGCCCCTGTCGCTGCGGGTGCCGATCCTCGTCCTGCTCGCCGCGCTGACGATCGGCTTCACCGCGGGCTCCATCGCGATCTCGATCACGGCGGACCATGTCGATCCCGGGCTGGCGTGGCCGCTCGGCGTGCTGCAGGCGGCGCCGCTGTTCTTCGCGGTCCGGTGGCCGCTCGCCGCCTGGCGGGTCGCGGCGGGCGGGATGCTGCTCACGGTGTTCGTCCGGCACGGCACGGGCTTCATGCCGTGGCCGGTCACCGCGATCCTCGCGCTCGTCGTCATCCTGTTCTTCACCGGCGTCGGCTCGGACCGGCAGACCACGGTCGGCGTCGGCGCGGTGACGGTCGCCGGCGTGCTGGTGCCCGCCGTGCTGTTCGGCATGCCCGGCTGGTTCGGCATGATCCTCGCGGGGATCGCGGTGCTGGCGCTGACGTTCGGGGACGCGGTCGGCGGGCGGCACTCCGCGGTGGAGGAGCTGCGCCGCCGCGAGGAGCAGCACCGGCAGGACCTGGCCCGACAGGCGGTGCTGGAGGAGCGCGCCCGCATCGCCCGCGAGCTGCACGACGTCGTCGCGCACCACATGTCGGTGATCGCGATGCAGGCGGAGGCCGCCCCCTACAAGATCCCCGACCTGCCGGACGCCGCGCGGCAGACGTTCGGCGTGGTGCGGGACGCGGCGCGCGAGGCGCTCACCGAGACGCGCCGCGTCGTGGGCCTGCTGCGCGCCGACGACGAGGGCGCCGAGCGCGCACCGCAGCCCGGCCTGGAGCGGCTGGACGACCTCGTCGCCGCCGCCCGCCGCTCCGGGCTGTCGGTCGCGACCGTCGTGGTCGGGATGCCCCGCCCGCTGAACGCGGGGGTCGACCTGTCGGCGTACCGGATCGTGCAGGAGTCGCTGAGCAACGCGTCCCGGTACGCGCCGGGCTCCCAGGTGCACGTCGAGGTGAAGTACGGGACCGAGGCGCTGTCGGTGACGGTCACCGACGACGGCCCCCGCAGCGCGCCGGAGGAGTCGCAGGGCGGCGGCCACGGTCTGGTCGGGATGCGCGAGCGGGTCACGATGCTGGGCGGCCGCCTCGACGCCGGCCCCCGCACCGACGGCTGGTCCGTCGCCGCCGAGTTGCCGTACGGCGACGCGGACTGA